aaaagctgcttcccgcaagcgtttgcggttgcgggcgattgcggttaaaattttttatttatttatttttgtaaaaaaaacttaaaacaaatcaatgattttgaattttttttttgttatattttctatctaaccattttactcattaaggatgggagaaaatgaagtacggatacgattgcagagatataaaataaacaattagaagaaaataatatttcaattaacaataacccggaaaacttgatataatttaatggcacatcgcacataagttcaaaaaaatctaaataaatataatatttcatctaaaattttaaaaaataagattatttttgaaaaatattaaaacaaatcaccagtgacGCTTCTCAATTCTCACTTGATcattcctaccgatgcaactactgacctacgatctaagagaaaagagaaaagatttacgatctaaagcatatgttttgtcatttatcaaattacttgaataaatttttggtgaaaagccaaatgcataaaggaatatgtatttcaatatgattttttttgaataattattcttttaataaattttagttataaataaagtttaataaaaaatttggtgtttttaaacatttatatattagatatcacatttattatgttccaaccgctattgcacccgctggtcaaccagtcgtaaacctcccgcaaacgcaccaattttaaaccgttaaaccaatcgttcaaaacgcttagtaacgcttgaaaccgcaatcgcccgcttccgcaatctcccacaaccgcaaccgcaaccgcggcgtttgaaccagtcaggccctaaAGAAAATTACAGTAGAAAAAACTCATTGTATAAACCAACCATTACGCATTACATAATGGATAATTCTCACGAGATGAGAAAACATTACAATATATAGTTTGCATATATATGTAAAGCTCCAATAGCAATAATTCTTGTTGTTttacatgtgttttttttattcgacTGAATAATTCAAAATATCCATCGGGTTTTTTACAATCTGACTACCAAAAAATTAGTAAGGATCAAAGACAGTCACctcaagagaaaacaaaaacattacatATTAAGTAACGTACATCTCTTCAGTGAACACTTCATGCAACCACGAGGGGTAACCGACGGCTACGTATGATTGTCCAAGCCATAGGTCCGTCTCTTGTCCGCCTCCAAGAGATCTTTTGATTCCAAAGCAAAAATGACTCTTCTGATTTTGAGACTTTTTCATGCTTTCAATGGCCCAAAGCCAACATTTCAACTCTTCATCCTTTTTTGACACCACAAGGGAAAAGGCTCTCCTACTATGAAGGAGAACACTATACCTTCTGAATTTCTGAGCACCCAGGCTGCACCTcccatttttttctctccatcCCACGATGCTGCTAAAGTACATTTCAGCCAAGGTTTATTCGGAGGTCTCCACGAGTTTCTGGAAATCTTAGGAGCAGATAACTCACTCGAATCTTCCTCTTGTTCCACTTGCTGAGCTAGAAACCACAAAGAAGCTTCCTCTCTAATCTTGCTAATAGTATCTGTGATATttcaaacacaagaaaaatgacatagaaaaaaagtatttttgaaaagtgacatagaaaaatggtatttttaaaaatgtcataTTAATCAATTAGAATTGAACACACATCagatttatatttaaaactttgattATCCTATTTTCAATCATGTTAACgaattatgtaattattttacaaatattattatttatatttatacatatatgttgACTTATTAGACACACTTAGTTATGATTTAAgagtataaaaaaatataaaactaaagacTTCATATTTTAAACTCAAGATTTAGTCCCAAATAATATTTagcaaaaatatgtaaatattttctaCTTGAATATAAATAGTTTTGTATAATGgaacttttggtttttgtttttcagaaatcattttttaaacTCATTCACCACAAACAATTgggttttggaagattttaataattataatcgAGAATCTAGAAACCATTTTTCACTCTTCTTCAACaaattttttaagtaaaactttttatttatatattaattcttatttttgcaaaatctaaaaacaaaaacccaaaatctaaatttcaaaattctttatctaaaaactatttaaaaccAATAACTATTCATGGTCTTGttagtatttgatttatatatgtatgtaaatttatatgattatcaatttataatattaactcgaccatatttttacacatagattgtaaaaaatattatcttatcgatttttgtatatataacaaatccaacttaacaaaaaacaaacagcAAGGTTGGAGAGGTTGATCTTGACATGTACATAACATAAACTTGTGTGATGTGATATGTCAAAGAATTGAGAATGATGAAAGAATTGTTATATGATACTACAATAAGGAAACATAATGGGAGGTTAATAAAGTGAGTTTTCtccatctttgatttttttttatattttttttttttgtgattttacttGTAATGCCTTTTAACTAGATAGTGACCCACGCGGTACAGCGTGGaaaaatatttacgtaaatttaggtttgtttgttacaaaataatagtagaaattttatttgttttatacattttataaaattatatatttaatttacttaatttcataCTCCGATTTTGATCCGTAGTCGGTAATACTAAATTTGTTTgtgtgcaatatcaaattctttaattataaatttggtaaagttttaagaaaaaccaacaaaacatgtattgacccatGATCTGGTATTACAAATCGATGTGATCATgtttatatatcttaatataccaaatttacaatagTGTTTGATGTTAATATTAACACCATTGGAGTTATTGGTATAAAATGttagtttatattaaatttatatgtgaaaattacaattaattatgtatatgtatattgacAACATTATACagttagtattgtttatatagtgaatatcatgtataaaaaataagttttaacaaattaaatagtttgttattgtttactaagatttctgaaacaaataaatagaatatgttaaataatttcattaaataattttgagaatatttttttattattttgtaaacaaagataaacttttcttttgttagttattggattaattaaaatgcaatagcATCAAAGCTGGTTAAAGTTctaacaacattgcttaaataaggatattgagatatttttaaaatataagcaatgttgtatcttatttttaaaatatatctgtcATTATTAAACGATTTAAAATATATCCCTCAAAAGATATGCAAATATTcaatcttatttttataaataaaactttagaaaacgaagtttataattgtttttaaatcgtttgtttctgtttcctaagatttcggAAATAATAAATAGgatatgttaaataattttattaaataattttgtaaatataagttttttgttagttattaaattaattaaaatgtaatagcttttttttgtaatatgccaCATGGTAGTAGAGTTAAACTttaacaacattgcttaaataaatatacagAGATTTTGTATTTCAAATGTATTGTGTGTGTGTAGGTAATGTCAATGTTTGTATGTAGCGGTCAACTATGCATCTATAACTTAGACACTTGTAGGAAAATATATATCCACAAAAGAAGTACAAAATGTGTTCATAATTGTCTAACAATAGACAATTATGTGGGTTTTACAATAAACTTGTCACCATGGTTCCACAAAGTAGAGTCCCTTGCTGGTGAATCCCTCAAAAGTTATGGGTTTGGAAATTCTCAATCGGCTGAGGATGGAGAGGGGAGTGGATACTATCATTTTAGACCACTTGTTCTTCTAGAGTCTTATAGAATCCACATGTTGTACTTTCATCCACTTTCATCCGGTAGTACTACAaatatcttattaatttttttgtgttgtttgtttaaaGTAACTgatgttatttttaatttaaaaaactaacaacatcgcaaaaataaaaaataaactactAAATCCGATCCGATTATCCAATTTTTACTGATTTTTAAACTTGACAACTTTTTTCTATTCACCGCCCATTTAAAAATAACAAGATTAGaatccgcggtacaccgcagaaaaaattacttatgactgaaacatttaaattataaattgtatttgttggttaaatatgttataattatataataattgttaactttatggtttaaagtttaaaccatataataccgcaatataatttgtttttttacataatatttatttaatcaatttaattagatatgtctattctcttataccgatagtgttaacaaaataatgaaatgatgttttacatgtgtaacaccaaattaatgatattttaaatttatataaatatcgacaaacctgtcccgctatataactccATCCCGAGATATTTAACTctcactatatcatcttaatttttaatatttattgttttgtattataaatataagctTGAGTTGATacgttatttattaagattgtaaccatttacattttataagattgacgcttcgtaaaaagtttaaatatttataatacttagaattcttaaaacggttgagtatttctcatatttgaagtttcgtaaaagtttaaatatattgttagtattttaaaagtcttctaacttttttaaaagttgaaatatttataatatttaaactttatgatatttataatatttaaactttataaatttgaacttcataaacgtttaaatattattaatatttaacattttagaaagtataactttctaaaaattttaatatttataatattttttataaaaatctttaataaagAACTGGtataaaccaaataatttttttgatagtttgaatgcctgataaatcaagctttttgtattttgaatcattttggtgtcttttatagtatgactctgaatcattgcccaatttttttaggcgatgtgggatattgtatccgtaaattgagtaatatatgtccgtttttaaaaatttgtgttacatcatatgcaagaaaaaatcacaatttttattaactaaatgtattatagaataattcaagataatttaaatataaattcaaataaaaatgaaaatgaataatatatttatgttgaaTGAGatagaaagatttccttattttttaaaattttacttataataaattttgaaatttttggtaactaatattaaagtcaatgcattaaatgtaaaaactttctaaaatcgatttttgagcaaaaactgttgcaaaaatactattataatatttgttacaatcaaatatttaaaatggtCGGTTGGcgtttttttagttcttttataacatttttgtgCAACAACTCACTTTCAATAAATAACTTAGgttatttgttttatgtatataatttagtgatttgtttgaccaaaaaaaaagaaacaaaaacttagaGGTTCTATTGGTAAACAAATTGCTTAAAGAAGGAccgaaaaataaataacaaaagaattgAATGGATCGACATAAGGGTATTTTCGGTAATTCATATATGTTGAAAGACGacaataaaaagataaaatgaaCAAACCCTAGTTTAAACTTTCACGGCCGACCTCCGAGTCTTGTTGGCTTCAGAGTTGTGACCAAAATCTTCTCCGGCGCTATAGCGACGATTCTCCGGTACGAAGTCATTcacctctctctcctctctctcgtTATCTTcgtctctatctctatctcaaTTTCGTTTCCGTGTGTTCtgcttttctctttcttgttttcgtCGCACTTGTATGGATACAGAACAATCTGGGATTTGGACTTGTAGATGTTCAATTTTGTTGAGAATTTCTGGTTTGGTCTGTGTACATGTTCTTCTTCACTCTTGTATTTAAAGCTTATCTCTTTAAAGTTCTTGAGTTGTTTAAAGTGATTTGATTCAGTTGAGGCGTCTTCGTTATGCCTAAGAGATGTTTATCTTCTTACTTCGCACATTCTTTTGATCATAATTCTTAGAACGATTTTGGAATTGTTTCAGTTACGAAATTGTTCTTAGTTAACTCCGCATTAACTTTGAATTGGGAGTTTTTCTATCTTCTACATTGGTGTTTCTATATCTTGAGGAGGAAAGAGTTTAACTTTCGTTGTTAAAGTTAAAGTAAACAGTAGTATTTTGTGCTGTGTGTTTGTGCGGTATGAATGTTTTGAGTTAGGGAGCTGAACAAGGTAGATGCATGAGTCTATGTTACATGATGTCATGACACATGCTTTCTTTATGATAGATGGCAAGCGCTTGGAACATGAGCATTGCAATGGTTCCTAGGGATATAGAGAGGGGATGGGGAGATCAGTGTGgagttgtttctttttgtttttttattgttattggAGATTCTTCTTGCTCTCTTTGGGAACCACTTTAGTCATCATGGGACGTTCTGGagagaatatatatttcaaattttataatagcTTTTGGAGCACATTGGAGAGCAAATAAgcatttggagcttgtggagcAACTGCTCTGACCAAGGATTGCTCTCACTTGGTTTGcttcatatattttttggtcttaccacgttttttttttttttttttatcatcatctcaTCTTGATGCTAAGGCTATATTGAAAGCTGTCTGAGTGGAGATTCTTTGTCTATAGCAGTATAACTTTCGTCCTTTACTTATCTGTTTCCTTTTTATTCACATGTGCAGTAACCTTTGCAAACAATGAGTGGGCGATTTTCTCGGTCAATCTATGTTGGTAACTTGCCTGGCGACATTAGAGAACATGAGATTGACGATCTGTTTTACAAGGTCAGTTTTTAGTTATTTGTTTGACTCAATTATGGATATTATATTATCCCTATAAGATAAAATGAAGATTCTGGAGCATCTTTTGTGTTTACCTTAATGCTCGTGTTTGCAGTATGGCCGCATAGTGGATATTGAACTGAAGGTTCCACCTCGTCCTCCATGTTATTGCTTTGTTGAGGTAAGTTTATTCCCTTAACTTACATGTTCCTAACTAAATTTACAAGATATAGTTTCACTAAACCAAGCTTTGTTGAACGTTTTGTAGTTTGAGCATTCTCGGGATGCTGAAGATGCAATCAAGGGCCGTGATGGCTATAACTTTGATGGCTGTCGCTTGAGGGTAATCAGACATTCATTACATCCTTGCTATCTTTCAGCTGACAGGAGTGGATTGGTGTTTTTATTCATTAGTCCATAGTTTATAATCAGAACTTATGCAGGTTGAGCTTGCCCATGGTGGCCGAGGACAGTCTTCAAGTGATCGTCGTGGTGGctatggtggtggaggtgggGGTGGTGGTGGATCTGCTCGGTTTGGCGTCTCACGACACTCAGAATTCGGAGGTTTGTGTAATTTCCTATGAGAAGATGGTATGGATTAAgagtttggtttaattaatatttgctTTTTCTGATTCTTGGATGTCTTATTATACAGTTATCGTACGTGGGCTTCCATCATCTGCTTCATGGCAAGATTTGAAGGtatgatgacacttcatgttTTACTGAACCATATTGGCTTCTACTCCCTAGTCTTAGTTTTCGTATAAACCCATTATTTCAGGAGCATATGCGGAAAGCTGGTGATGTGTGCTGTGCTGAGGTCACTCGAGACAGTAATGGTGCGTTTACAGTTTCTTATGcccaattaaatatataaatggcATACTTTCTTAGCAATATCTTACGTTTTTCAGCTTGAAGCAGcatttttgtttgagatatattatagttgtgtctttttttatatatgatcagGAACTTATGGTGTTGTCGACTACACCAATTATGATGACATGAAGTATGCTGTAAGTTGAACTatgttcttctctcttgctGAATAGCACACTATGATTTATGTTGTTTCTGAGATTCGAAGTTGTGATTTCAGATAAGGAAACTTGATGACACAGAGTTCAGAAACCCCTGGGCTAAAGCTTATATCCGGGTACCATTTCTCTTTGCAGTCTTTTTtagtttgctctgttttgtcaTTTTACTTATATCCGACACTTGACATAGAGTGATGTGTGGTAGTAAATATGCTTCTATATTGAAATGAGTAATGAAAAATGGAGAGATACTTTTAACTAGATGGAAAAGATGAAAAGTagaatttatgtttttagggttttaggtatCGCAAGTCTCTCAACAGTATATCATGGTAGATGCTTCATTCTCTCCCATCccatttatgaaatatcttgtGAATTTAGGCAAAATCGATGTTAGCTCACTCACTTGAACATGATTTCACAAGTTAATATTCATGTTATGTCTGTGTTTTCTGCTCATATTCAGGTTAGGAAATATGAAAGCTCCCAATCAAGAAGCCCAAGTAGAAGCAGGAGCAGAAGCCGAAGTCGTGGCCGTGGCCATAGCCGTAGCGGCAGCGGTGGTAGCCGCAGCCTTAGCGGTAGCAAGAGCCCAAGGAAGGATTTGAGGTGCTATGTTTGTTATCACTGAACCTTATATATATCTCCCATTTTCAACAACTAAAAGCTGGAAAATTGTGTTTATGAATCTTTATC
The sequence above is drawn from the Camelina sativa cultivar DH55 chromosome 4, Cs, whole genome shotgun sequence genome and encodes:
- the LOC104780765 gene encoding serine/arginine-rich splicing factor SR34A-like isoform X1, translated to MSGRFSRSIYVGNLPGDIREHEIDDLFYKYGRIVDIELKVPPRPPCYCFVEFEHSRDAEDAIKGRDGYNFDGCRLRVELAHGGRGQSSSDRRGGYGGGGGGGGGSARFGVSRHSEFGVIVRGLPSSASWQDLKEHMRKAGDVCCAEVTRDSNGTYGVVDYTNYDDMKYAIRKLDDTEFRNPWAKAYIRVRKYESSQSRSPSRSRSRSRSRGRGHSRSGSGGSRSLSGSKSPRKDLSKSPRRSHSRSISKSRSPSPDRKKSPPRAKSRSKSRSRSRSPSKFPPKVREGSE
- the LOC104780765 gene encoding serine/arginine-rich splicing factor SR34A-like isoform X2, whose product is MSGRFSRSIYVGNLPGDIREHEIDDLFYKYGRIVDIELKVPPRPPCYCFVEFEHSRDAEDAIKGRDGYNFDGCRLRVELAHGGRGQSSSDRRGGYGGGGGGGGGSARFGVSRHSEFGVIVRGLPSSASWQDLKEHMRKAGDVCCAEVTRDSNGTYGVVDYTNYDDMKYAIRKLDDTEFRNPWAKAYIRVRKYESSQSRSPSRSRSRSRSRGRGHSRSGSGGSRSLSGSKSPRKDLRSISKSRSPSPDRKKSPPRAKSRSKSRSRSRSPSKFPPKVREGSE